Within Vicia villosa cultivar HV-30 ecotype Madison, WI linkage group LG1, Vvil1.0, whole genome shotgun sequence, the genomic segment AATCTGTGGCAATTGATATGGAGAGCCCCTATTTTGAATAGGCAGAGGAACTTCTTGTGGTGTGTCGCGAAGAACATCTTGCCAACTAGAGGTAATCTCTTAAAGAAAGGGATATCCCTTGATCCTGTGTGCCCCTTTTGCTCTGCTGAAATTGAAACTATGCAACATCTCCTTATGGATTGTGTGTTTGCTAAACAAGTTCTCTTTGCCTCGCCGCTGAGTTATCGTATTCCTGCAAATGTTGGTGTAAATCAATGGCTGCAGACGGTTTTGTCTTGTTGTGATGATGGCTATGTCCAATTTATCTGTTTCTGCTTGTATAAAATCTGGGACACTAGAAACTTGGGTGTGTTTCAGAATAAACGCTGCTGTCCCATAGCGGTAGCGAGTGGTGCTGTTGAGTGCGTGCAGGAATTTCGAAGAGCCAACCCCGTTAATGGCAAGAAAGCTTCTGTGACTGTTAGGAGGCTCGGTGAGACTTTTCCTCTTGATGTTCATATTGCCCAGGTTGATGCGGGAATCACATGGAATGGGGAGGCAGTGTTTGGTTGCCTTTTTAAAAGTCACTCTCTGGTTTTCCTGTTGGCTGCGAGCAAGAAGGAGAGCATTGAAGTGGAGGCGAGCCTGGCGGAAATGATGGCCATTCGGTGGTGTATTCAACTGGCTGTGGAGCTAAAGCTGGACAAAGTTGTCTTTCAATCGGATGCACAAGTGGTGGTTGACTGTATTAATTCGATAATTAGTATTGCTGTTCTCGAGCCTCTAGCGGCGGAGTGTAGGAGTTTATTAAGTGGTGTTACTTTTGGTTCTGTTATTTTTATTCCTAGATCTTGTAATTCTGAGGCGCACAATATAGTGTCGCTTGGTAAACTGTATGGGTCAAGGACCTGGTTATGTAACCCCCCGGTGATAGACTCTGTAGTTTCAGGAGAGTTGCCTCCTTTATCTTAATGGAAGAATTTTTTTACCGTAAAAAAAAAGGGGTGTAATCTTGGAATATATGGATACtaaaaatcaactagctgatatctttacaaaaccattATCCATGAAACCTTTTCACAATATACGTAGGGAGTTGGGAATCTTGGATTTTTTGTGTTTTAAATAGATTTGGATTCCTATTTCATTTCTTTTGTTATATGTATTATGTGTATTATGTTGTAGAGTGATATTTCCTTGTAGAAATTTATACTTTAACCGACCCTTTTGGTATGTTTCTACAACTCTTATATCTTGTAATATCATTTAGTGTATTTTGTTctatatatgtttatttttttacttcttacattcttcatttttattcattcattCCTAAGCTGATGTATCGCTATTCATATTTGCATTAAAAATCTTTTGAATGAATTATGTTAATTATGCGCATTTGAGAATTATTGTGTTTGTTCATGCGTTATTTAATCTTCCATTAATAGTAGTTTTTATCACATAGTTGTATTGTTGTGTAGTTGCATGTTTAATTGTGTATTTTTTGCATTTAGCATGTATATATTTGTATTCTGTATTCGATTTTTGATGTTTTATATTCTTCTTAACCATGTGCAGTGTAACACccgatatttaattaattatttaattaaatatttttaaattatttcaaatttaattgttgaatttatggagtgttgagaattaTTGGCATGGATTGTTATGATTAATTAGctgattatttaattgattaagttgtagaaatagtattgaagaaatactagatttattatatggacttaattaagtgatggtggtagtaaaagttGGGGtgatgaaattaggttaagataagaatTAGGATAATTAGAAGGGAAAAAGTCTCGaggaattggtcatgggaagttg encodes:
- the LOC131661587 gene encoding uncharacterized protein LOC131661587; amino-acid sequence: MGYNPSYAWRSIMGAREVVERGARWQIGNGEKVNILKDRWIPGNNGFKLLYGANNLKENARVCDLIDRDLGGWKKEVIREKFSQEEAKMIVSIPLSRIPTDDKIIWHFEKNGEYSFKTAYHATCAQKECLLPGPSSHSNQNLWQLIWRAPILNRQRNFLWCVAKNILPTRGNLLKKGISLDPVCPFCSAEIETMQHLLMDCVFAKQVLFASPLSYRIPANVGVNQWLQTVLSCCDDGYVQFICFCLYKIWDTRNLGVFQNKRCCPIAVASGAVECVQEFRRANPVNGKKASVTVRRLGETFPLDVHIAQVDAGITWNGEAVFGCLFKSHSLVFLLAASKKESIEVEASLAEMMAIRWCIQLAVELKLDKVVFQSDAQVVVDCINSIISIAVLEPLAAECRSLLSGVTFGSVIFIPRSCNSEAHNIVSLGKLYGSRTWLCNPPVIDSVVSGELPPLS